One genomic region from Myripristis murdjan chromosome 7, fMyrMur1.1, whole genome shotgun sequence encodes:
- the LOC115362716 gene encoding zinc finger protein PLAGL2-like — MFHQQDHLKSQLQESHPASRQLFHCQECGKQYNTQLGYRRHLVAAHSAAAGLPCPEGPPGLLEHLGSHIDRPPPTEGNASAAVPVRERKYSCERCDRRFYTRKDVRRHAVVHTGRRDFLCPRCAQRFGRRDHLTRHLKKSHAQEAGLTPTGTPNTPVATPTPATPCPVKEEPSPVTCDMGSASKEPMEAFSMYNSYPMANPVPGMGHPHGLMQGSLSSSMGMGRHMPPPSPQPHHHHLQPPAPQQQQQQQQQQPYGNMTRYQHGSTSYPRADVDSFLLDLQSGLPPHLSAAPSSTSTTASPQREVLAEGVGSVGAGDPHLLSRSPALSSAELSCTANMDLGPLLGFLPFSLPPYSAHMGMGGLVMGYPSTSTSTSSPSASTGLSSQAPGPFTLLQPPQAHVPQGPAAHNHSQLPQGYSSPAMSTSSSLPRYYQAFQQ; from the coding sequence ATGTTCCACCAGCAGGATCATCTGAAGAGCCAGCTGCAGGAGAGCCACCCGGCCAGCAGACAGCTCTTCCACTGCCAGGAGTGTGGGAAGCAGTACAACACCCAGCTGGGTTACAGACGCCACTTGGTGGCAGCCCACAGCGCAGCAGCAGGCCTGCCCTGCCCGGAGGGGCCACCCGGTCTGCTGGAGCACCTGGGCAGCCACATTGACAGACCTCCACCAACGGAGGGCAATGCCAGTGCTGCTGTGCCTGTGCGGGAGAGGAAGTACTCGTGTGAACGCTGTGACCGACGCTTCTACACCCGCAAGGACGTGCGTCGCCATGCGGTGGTGCACACCGGTCGCCGCGACTTCTTGTGCCCACGCTGTGCACAACGCTTTGGGCGCAGAGACCACCTGACCCGCCACCTGAAGAAGAGCCACGCCCAGGAGGCAGGGTTGACACCCACTGGCACACCCAACACCCCTGTGGCCACACCAACTCCTGCCACCCCGTGTCCAGTGAAGGAGGAGCCAAGCCCGGTGACCTGTGACATGGGCTCAGCATCAAAGGAGCCTATGGAGGCCTTCTCCATGTACAACTCCTACCCCATGGCCAATCCTGTCCCAGGAATGGGCCACCCTCATGGCCTCATGCAGGGCTCCTTGTCCTCATCCATGGGCATGGGTCGCCACATGCCACCCCCTTCTCCTCAGCCTCACCACCATCACCTGCAGCCCCCTgcgccacagcagcagcagcagcagcagcagcagcagccttacGGCAACATGACCAGGTACCAGCATGGATCTACCTCATATCCTCGCGCTGACGTGGACAGTTTCCTTCTGGACCTGCAGAGTGGCCTACCCCCTCACCTGAGTGCAGCCCCTTCCTCTACCTCCACCACTGCCTCCCCTCAGAGAGAAGTGCTGGCTGAAGGTGTGGGGAGTGTCGGGGCTGGTGACCCCCATCTGCTGTCCAGGAGCCCAGCACTCTCTTCTGCTGAGCTGTCCTGCACCGCTAATATGGACCTGGGTCCCCTGCTGGGCTTCCTGCCCTTCAGCCTGCCGCCCTACAGTGCCCACATGGGAATGGGAGGGTTGGTGATGGGCTATCCATctacctccacctccacctcctccccatCCGCCTCCACTGGCCTGTCCTCCCAGGCTCCAGGGCCCTTCACCCTCCTCCAGCCTCCCCAGGCTCATGTACCCCAGGGCCCCGCAGCCCACAACCACAGCCAGCTACCTCAGGGGTACAGCAGTCCTGCTATGAGCACTTCCAGCTCCCTACCTCGCTACTACCAGGCCTTCCAGCAGTGA